From the Deltaproteobacteria bacterium genome, the window GCGTCGCGGATCCCTTCGCCGAGGAGATTGTACCCGAGCACCGTGAACAGGATCGCGAGCCCCGGGTAGACGGAGAGCCACCAGGCGAACTCTATGTTGTCCTTCCCCGCGGTCAGGATGTTTCCCCACGACGGGGTCGGCGGCTGAACGCCGATCCCCAGGAAGGAGAGGCCGGACTCCGTCAGGATCGCTCCCGCCACGCCAAGCGTCGCGGACACGAGAACGGGAGCCAGGGCGTTGAGGAGGATGTGCCGGAAAACGATGCGCCTGTCCCCTGCCCCCTGCGCCCTCGCCGCGGCCACGAAGTCACGTTCCTTGAGCGACAGGGTTTCCGCGCGGACCAGCCGTGCGACTCCCATCCAGCTCGTAAGCCCGATGATGATCATTATGTTGTAGATGGACGGCCCGAGAAAGGCGACCGCCGACAGGATAAGAAAAAACGACGGAAAGCAAAGCATGATGTCCACGAACCGCATGAGCACCTTGTCCACGATGCCGCCGTAGAATCCGGCGAAGAGGCCGATGACCAGGCCGATCGCGGTGGCGATGCCGACTGCGACGAACCCCACCTTCAGTGAAATGCCCGCGCCGTGGATCATGCGGGCGTAAACGTCCCGGCCCAGCTCGTCGGTCCCCAGGGGATGCAAGGCGGAAGGGGACTCCAGCACCCGCAGCACATCGATCCTGTTCGGATCCTGCGATGTGAACAGGGAAGGAACGATCGATACGAAAAAAAGGATGAGGATGAAGATCCCGCCCGCGAGGGCGAGCCGGTTTTTCAGGACCAGCCGCAAGGTGTCGATGAAAAGGGAGTGATGCCGGACCACGGCCGTCACTCCGTCCTGATGCGAGGGTCGGCAAGCGCATAGCCGACATCCGCCAGCAGGTTTCCCAACAGCGTAAGGAACGCGGTGATGACGAGCGACCCCATTATCAGCGGATAGTCGCGGGACATGACCCCCTGGTAATAAAGCTGCCCCAGCCCGGGAATGGCGAAGATCGTCTCGAAGATGACCGCGCCGCCCAGGAGACCCGGTACCGAGAGACCCAGGATCGTGATTACGGGGAGAAGGGCGTTGCGCACCGCGTGCCGCAGCACCACCTTGCGCTCGGGAAGGCCCTTTGCCTTCGCGGTGGCGATGTAATCCTGCCGGATCACCTCGAGCATGTTGGACCGCATGTACCGCGACATTCCGGCCAGGCCCCCGAATCCCGCCACGAAGACCGGCATGACGAGATGGCGCGCGCGGTCGAGGATCTTCCCGGCCAGATTCATCGAGTCGTGTTCGAGGGAAGTGAGGCCCGATATCGGCAGCCATCC encodes:
- a CDS encoding ABC transporter permease translates to MDTLRLVLKNRLALAGGIFILILFFVSIVPSLFTSQDPNRIDVLRVLESPSALHPLGTDELGRDVYARMIHGAGISLKVGFVAVGIATAIGLVIGLFAGFYGGIVDKVLMRFVDIMLCFPSFFLILSAVAFLGPSIYNIMIIIGLTSWMGVARLVRAETLSLKERDFVAAARAQGAGDRRIVFRHILLNALAPVLVSATLGVAGAILTESGLSFLGIGVQPPTPSWGNILTAGKDNIEFAWWLSVYPGLAILFTVLGYNLLGEGIRDAVDPRLRGR
- a CDS encoding ABC transporter permease, producing the protein MLGYIGRRLFVIPVMIVGISLISFVVINMAPGGPIGIAADLNPKATAEYRERLKAYYGLDKPIYVRYANWLGRLATFDFGESFAPDGRKVWDKIRERIPVTLGINVLSEALILIVAVPLGIYSAVRRGTLFDRASTVAVFVGFAVPGFWLALLLMILFGVHLGWLPISGLTSLEHDSMNLAGKILDRARHLVMPVFVAGFGGLAGMSRYMRSNMLEVIRQDYIATAKAKGLPERKVVLRHAVRNALLPVITILGLSVPGLLGGAVIFETIFAIPGLGQLYYQGVMSRDYPLIMGSLVITAFLTLLGNLLADVGYALADPRIRTE